In Paenibacillus larvae subsp. larvae, the following proteins share a genomic window:
- the ppsA gene encoding phosphoenolpyruvate synthase, with product MNPYVLDFQEVDKTNLMIVGGKGLNLGELSRIEGVRVPEGFCVTTEAYKKIIGENRGIQELLSRLSEQRISDREKINEFSTKIRELIERTKIPQDIEEEIKGHLIKLDEGSAYAVRSSATAEDLPLASFAGQQDTYLNIKGKDSILQHVSKCWASLFTNRAVIYRIQNGFDHHQVYLSVIIQRMVFPQASGVLFTADPVTFNRNVLSIDAGFGLGEALVSGLVDPDLYKVREGKIIGKKISAKKLAIYALEEGGTEEREIEPERQNMSSLTDRQVLQLERTGRKIEGYFGHPQDIEWCLFEDNIYIVQARPITTLYPLPDVNDGKNHVYVSLGHQQMMTDEIKPLGMSFYQMLTEIPLIQAGGRLFIDVSHDLTSPIGRKIIIRGMGNDLKLKTALSVLLNRKDFMKSLPRGKRTPLHFLSLPMLLQAIKIYRKNDIEVIQNLMNQIETSIRDMKQRISKVTGDELFEFILQDQKQLMKATFNPTGMAAIIIGLNASGWINKHMEKWLGEKNAADTLSQSVSNNITSEMGYALLDVSDVVRQYPQVVEYFHHATDETLFEDLSKLEGGEAVSNSMRDFLEKYGMRCSGEIDITKPRWNEKPTTLIPMILNNIKNFAPNASSVKFKQGRLEAEQKERELLTRLEQLPGGKRKAKKTKKMISLLRNFVGYREYPKYFFIRRYEIYKKALMKEALKLVEKGIIQEKEETYYLSFEEFRETVRTKRLDNSIITKRKEDYEFYKKLSPPRVMTSEGEIITGKIISCNFPPGALTGTPVSSGIIEGRARVVLKMEEGNIEDGDILVTAFTDPSWTPLFVSVKGLVTEVGGLMTHGAVVAREYGLLAVVGVDNATKRIKDGQKIRVNGTEGYVEII from the coding sequence ATGAATCCATATGTACTTGATTTCCAGGAGGTTGACAAAACAAATCTGATGATTGTCGGGGGTAAAGGCTTAAATTTAGGAGAATTATCAAGGATTGAAGGGGTACGGGTACCCGAAGGCTTTTGCGTTACAACTGAGGCGTATAAAAAAATAATTGGGGAGAACAGGGGAATTCAGGAATTACTCAGCCGATTATCAGAACAAAGGATTAGCGATAGAGAAAAAATAAATGAATTTAGCACAAAGATACGTGAGCTCATTGAAAGGACCAAAATCCCGCAAGACATTGAAGAAGAGATTAAGGGTCACCTTATAAAGCTGGATGAAGGGAGTGCATATGCTGTCCGTTCCAGTGCCACGGCTGAAGATCTGCCGCTTGCTTCCTTTGCAGGCCAACAGGATACCTATTTAAACATCAAAGGGAAAGATTCTATTTTACAGCATGTTAGCAAGTGCTGGGCCTCGCTTTTTACGAATCGTGCAGTAATCTACCGTATTCAAAACGGTTTTGACCACCACCAGGTTTACCTCTCTGTTATCATCCAACGGATGGTTTTCCCGCAGGCCTCAGGGGTATTATTTACGGCTGATCCCGTCACTTTCAACCGGAACGTGCTCTCTATTGATGCCGGCTTTGGTCTGGGCGAGGCTCTAGTCTCCGGTTTGGTAGATCCTGATCTCTATAAAGTGCGAGAGGGAAAAATAATCGGTAAAAAAATATCTGCCAAGAAATTAGCCATTTATGCATTAGAGGAAGGTGGAACGGAAGAACGGGAAATCGAACCTGAGCGGCAAAATATGTCGTCATTGACAGACAGGCAGGTTTTACAGCTTGAGCGAACGGGCAGAAAGATCGAGGGGTATTTTGGACATCCGCAAGATATCGAATGGTGTCTTTTTGAAGATAACATCTATATTGTTCAGGCACGTCCTATCACTACTTTATATCCATTGCCGGATGTGAACGATGGAAAGAATCATGTGTATGTATCGTTGGGTCACCAACAAATGATGACAGATGAGATTAAACCGTTAGGCATGTCATTCTATCAAATGTTAACGGAAATACCGTTAATCCAAGCCGGCGGCAGGTTATTTATAGATGTTTCTCATGATTTGACTTCTCCCATAGGCCGAAAGATTATCATAAGAGGTATGGGGAACGATCTAAAATTAAAAACAGCACTCTCTGTTTTATTGAACCGGAAAGACTTTATGAAATCATTGCCGCGCGGTAAAAGGACCCCTTTGCACTTCTTGAGCCTGCCTATGCTATTACAGGCGATCAAGATCTACCGGAAAAATGACATAGAAGTTATCCAAAACTTAATGAATCAGATTGAAACATCCATACGTGATATGAAGCAGAGAATCTCTAAAGTAACGGGTGACGAATTGTTTGAATTCATATTACAGGATCAAAAACAATTAATGAAGGCTACGTTTAATCCGACAGGTATGGCAGCGATCATAATCGGCCTGAATGCATCGGGCTGGATCAATAAACATATGGAAAAATGGCTGGGAGAAAAGAACGCAGCCGATACACTTTCCCAATCTGTATCCAACAACATTACTTCTGAAATGGGTTATGCGCTTCTGGACGTATCTGATGTCGTCAGGCAATATCCGCAAGTAGTTGAATATTTCCACCATGCTACTGACGAAACCCTTTTTGAGGACCTCTCTAAACTGGAAGGAGGGGAGGCTGTCAGTAATTCGATGAGGGACTTTCTCGAAAAATATGGGATGCGTTGTTCCGGAGAGATCGATATTACTAAACCTCGCTGGAATGAAAAGCCGACAACACTGATTCCTATGATTCTAAACAACATTAAAAATTTTGCGCCAAACGCAAGCAGCGTAAAATTCAAGCAGGGACGATTGGAGGCAGAACAAAAGGAACGTGAACTCTTAACCCGTTTGGAGCAACTGCCCGGGGGCAAACGAAAGGCGAAAAAGACAAAGAAAATGATTAGCCTGTTACGCAATTTTGTAGGATATCGGGAATATCCTAAGTATTTTTTCATCAGACGCTATGAAATATATAAGAAAGCCCTGATGAAAGAAGCTCTTAAACTTGTGGAGAAGGGAATTATCCAAGAGAAGGAAGAGACCTATTATCTGTCCTTTGAGGAGTTTCGGGAGACTGTGCGGACCAAGCGGCTCGACAACAGCATCATAACTAAGAGAAAAGAAGATTACGAGTTCTATAAAAAATTATCACCACCACGGGTAATGACATCTGAGGGTGAAATTATAACCGGTAAAATTATCTCTTGTAATTTCCCCCCGGGTGCTTTAACGGGTACACCAGTTTCGTCCGGTATCATTGAAGGGCGTGCCCGTGTTGTTTTAAAGATGGAGGAGGGGAATATAGAAGATGGCGATATCCTGGTAACCGCATTTACTGATCCTAGCTGGACACCATTGTTTGTTTCTGTTAAAGGCTTGGTCACAGAAGTAGGAGGACTAATGACTCACGGTGCCGTCGTTGCGCGTGAATACGGACTTCTGGCTGTCGTAGGTGTGGACAACGCAACAAAGCGTATCAAAGACGGACAGAAGATCCGGGTGAACGGAACAGAAGGGTATGTTGAGATAATTTGA
- a CDS encoding IS3 family transposase: MYLAIRELHETKSYPICQLCDLIGIQRSSYYKWINRKESMNEIFNKALLPMIKDAYEEKDGILGYRQMTIKLNRERHLTVNHKRIYRLMGILGLKSVCRRKRKNYIHSTPEITAENILNRDFESSEFGTKWLTDVTEMKYGNQNKAYLSAILDLSDKSIVSFVVGHSNNNELVFKTFDIAHMTYPDAIPLFHSDRGFQYTCKIFKKKLDDAGMTQSMSRVSRCIDNGPMESFWGMMKSEMYYLRKFYTYEELEATVIEYIDYYNTRRYQKRLNCMTPLEYRQYLLSSAA, translated from the coding sequence ATATACCTTGCAATACGCGAGCTCCATGAAACGAAGTCATATCCCATATGTCAATTATGTGATCTTATTGGGATCCAACGTTCATCGTATTATAAATGGATCAACCGGAAAGAAAGCATGAATGAGATCTTTAATAAAGCGTTGCTTCCCATGATTAAAGATGCCTACGAGGAAAAGGATGGCATCCTTGGATATCGCCAGATGACCATTAAACTAAACCGAGAACGCCATTTAACTGTCAATCATAAGCGAATATACAGACTTATGGGCATCCTAGGCCTTAAATCGGTATGCCGCAGGAAGCGAAAAAACTACATCCATTCCACGCCTGAAATTACGGCGGAAAATATCTTGAACAGAGACTTTGAATCCTCTGAGTTCGGTACAAAATGGCTCACAGATGTGACTGAAATGAAGTATGGCAACCAAAACAAGGCTTATCTTAGTGCAATCCTTGATTTATCGGATAAAAGCATTGTTTCTTTTGTGGTAGGGCATTCCAACAACAATGAACTTGTATTTAAAACTTTTGATATCGCCCATATGACTTATCCTGACGCTATACCCCTCTTTCACAGTGACCGGGGTTTCCAATATACATGTAAAATCTTCAAGAAAAAACTAGACGATGCAGGTATGACTCAAAGCATGTCCAGGGTATCCAGATGTATAGATAATGGCCCAATGGAATCATTCTGGGGAATGATGAAATCCGAAATGTATTATCTTCGTAAGTTCTATACATATGAGGAACTGGAAGCAACCGTGATAGAATACATCGATTACTACAATACTCGTCGATACCAGAAAAGACTTAATTGTATGACGCCGTTGGAATATAGGCAATACCTTCTAAGTTCAGCAGCATAG
- a CDS encoding helix-turn-helix domain-containing protein: MSPKAKVSGSEKIAAVEKYLRGEDSLNHLAALLDVHHSSVRQWLQTYQSLGPNGLLQTLQNASYSAELKRIAVEDYLAGGGSHMDICKRYGIKSTRQLRDWILKYNSHEKLNTSGTGGTPIMTKGRTTTYDERVEIVRFCIEHQHNYAQTADKFQVSYQQVYSWTNKYLTSGVDALQDRRGKRKSEDEMSEVEKLRAQNKLLQAENRRKQMEIDLLKKLDEIERRRF; encoded by the coding sequence ATGTCCCCTAAAGCAAAAGTATCAGGATCAGAAAAGATTGCAGCTGTTGAAAAGTATTTACGTGGAGAAGATTCGCTTAATCATTTAGCAGCACTTCTTGATGTACACCATTCATCCGTTAGGCAATGGCTTCAGACTTACCAGTCGCTAGGCCCAAACGGATTGCTTCAAACATTACAGAATGCATCTTACTCCGCAGAGTTAAAAAGAATAGCTGTCGAGGACTATTTGGCTGGCGGCGGTTCTCACATGGATATATGTAAAAGATATGGCATTAAGTCAACCCGCCAATTGCGCGATTGGATTCTGAAGTATAATAGTCATGAGAAGTTGAACACTTCCGGAACGGGAGGAACGCCGATCATGACAAAAGGACGAACAACTACTTACGATGAGAGAGTTGAAATCGTCAGATTCTGCATTGAACATCAACACAATTATGCCCAGACAGCTGATAAATTCCAGGTATCCTATCAGCAAGTGTATTCATGGACAAATAAATACTTAACATCTGGTGTGGATGCACTTCAGGACAGACGCGGGAAAAGAAAATCTGAGGATGAGATGTCCGAAGTGGAGAAACTAAGGGCTCAGAATAAGCTGTTACAGGCTGAGAACAGAAGGAAGCAGATGGAGATCGATTTGCTAAAAAAGCTGGACGAGATCGAAAGGAGGCGGTTCTAA
- the fabD gene encoding ACP S-malonyltransferase, whose protein sequence is MSLAFLFPGQGSQVVEMGKSFWDDFVLAKRRFEEASDAISFDLKKLCFDGNMNELTLTMNAQPAILTVSVIAFDVYMQEIGVTPNFLAGHSLGEYSALVCAGALSFQDAVRLVRQRGIIMQHADPEQLGTMAAVSGIRLQALQELCEKISTKEYPVQVACMNTDQQHVISGHRHAVQKILRITDRLGSKHSYLHVSAPFHSPMMKPAAEQFQLQLDQCKFGKAEWPIVSNVTAVPYRTGDSIAEQLKLQMTMPVRWVESMYYLLMNEVNEVIEFGPKHVLTSLMKKITNHVAAYSFSQPADLRLISDSSKRNHNIFHARKKLLHKMLVKAMIAKNYNEDSLSYAALVIPLFAQLQLAQERTEKMGDKLTEEELNHSIHLCKTIFAAKQIPVQEQLQILK, encoded by the coding sequence ATGAGTCTTGCTTTTTTATTTCCTGGACAAGGTTCTCAAGTTGTTGAGATGGGCAAAAGTTTTTGGGATGACTTTGTTTTGGCCAAAAGGCGATTTGAAGAAGCAAGTGATGCCATCTCTTTTGACTTAAAAAAGCTATGTTTTGATGGAAACATGAATGAGCTGACTTTGACCATGAATGCCCAGCCGGCTATTTTAACTGTGAGTGTTATAGCTTTTGATGTTTATATGCAGGAAATAGGCGTTACGCCAAATTTTCTGGCAGGTCATAGTCTAGGTGAGTATTCAGCCCTTGTATGTGCTGGCGCCCTTTCTTTTCAAGATGCTGTCAGACTTGTCAGACAAAGAGGAATCATTATGCAGCATGCAGATCCTGAGCAGTTGGGAACAATGGCTGCCGTTTCCGGGATAAGGCTGCAGGCTTTACAAGAATTGTGTGAAAAAATTTCGACGAAGGAATATCCCGTTCAGGTGGCTTGTATGAATACAGATCAGCAGCATGTCATTTCAGGACACAGGCATGCCGTTCAAAAGATACTCAGGATAACAGATCGTCTTGGAAGCAAGCATTCCTATTTACATGTAAGCGCCCCTTTCCATAGTCCGATGATGAAGCCTGCAGCCGAACAATTTCAGCTTCAACTGGACCAGTGCAAGTTTGGAAAAGCCGAATGGCCAATCGTTTCTAATGTTACGGCTGTTCCGTACCGTACTGGTGATTCGATCGCAGAACAGCTAAAGCTGCAAATGACGATGCCGGTAAGGTGGGTGGAATCCATGTATTACTTACTTATGAATGAGGTAAACGAAGTAATAGAATTTGGCCCCAAACATGTATTAACAAGTCTTATGAAAAAAATAACCAATCATGTAGCGGCCTATTCCTTTAGCCAACCTGCTGATTTGCGATTGATTTCCGACTCATCAAAAAGAAACCACAATATTTTCCATGCCCGCAAGAAGCTGCTGCATAAAATGCTGGTCAAAGCCATGATTGCAAAAAATTATAATGAAGACTCCTTATCTTACGCCGCTCTGGTTATACCTCTATTTGCACAACTGCAACTGGCCCAAGAGCGTACTGAAAAAATGGGTGATAAGTTAACGGAAGAAGAACTGAATCATTCCATCCATTTATGCAAAACCATTTTTGCAGCCAAACAAATTCCCGTTCAAGAACAACTGCAAATCTTAAAATAA
- a CDS encoding IS256 family transposase, with the protein MAQYQINVDSQLLHQLFLGNSQDAGVAKLLESVLNQVLQAQVSEQVEADRYERTENRKAYRNGSYPHGLHTRVGTITLSVPRIRGGKFTTELFSRYQRSEQALILAMMEMVVNGVSTRKVSQVTEELCGTEFSKSTVSDLCKRLDPIVTAWNNRSLADSLFPFVLVDAMYLKVREDGRVRSRGIMIAIGVNTEGYREVLGLMLGDTESEASWSEFFSSLKGRGLRGVDLITSDDHGGLVRAVRQQLQGVTWQRCQTHFTRNVLEASPKALKDEIHGRLRSILDAPDTGTARFLLKQTLAAYEDKAGKAMGVLESGFDDATAVLMLPERYRKRLRTTNSVERLNEEVRRRERVIRIFPNRESVIRLIGALLMEQDEKWAAGKKYLDMTEYMEWRKDRPKSDAKVTRIM; encoded by the coding sequence ATGGCTCAATACCAGATTAACGTAGATTCGCAGCTTTTACATCAACTATTTTTGGGAAATTCTCAGGATGCGGGTGTAGCCAAGCTGCTCGAGTCTGTACTGAACCAAGTCTTACAAGCACAGGTGAGTGAACAAGTGGAAGCAGATCGTTATGAACGAACAGAGAATCGAAAAGCGTACCGGAATGGATCGTATCCACATGGGCTGCATACGCGGGTGGGAACCATTACACTAAGTGTTCCGCGCATCCGTGGCGGGAAGTTCACGACAGAGCTCTTTAGTCGTTACCAGAGAAGTGAACAAGCGTTAATCTTAGCGATGATGGAAATGGTCGTAAACGGCGTCTCTACGCGTAAAGTCTCGCAAGTAACCGAAGAACTCTGCGGAACCGAGTTTTCTAAATCCACTGTTTCAGACCTTTGTAAGCGGCTGGATCCCATCGTAACTGCTTGGAATAATCGAAGCCTGGCAGACAGCCTCTTTCCGTTTGTTCTCGTAGATGCGATGTATCTCAAGGTCCGTGAAGACGGTCGTGTACGCTCACGAGGCATCATGATTGCCATTGGTGTAAACACCGAGGGCTATCGTGAAGTCCTTGGCCTGATGCTGGGTGACACAGAATCTGAAGCAAGCTGGAGTGAGTTTTTCAGCTCTCTAAAAGGACGTGGATTACGAGGTGTGGATCTCATTACCTCCGACGATCATGGCGGCCTTGTACGCGCGGTACGGCAGCAGCTGCAAGGGGTAACATGGCAGCGATGCCAGACTCACTTCACGCGAAATGTATTAGAAGCCTCACCCAAAGCCTTGAAGGATGAGATCCATGGCCGTCTACGGTCGATTCTAGATGCTCCTGATACTGGAACGGCAAGGTTTTTATTAAAACAGACCTTAGCGGCTTATGAAGATAAGGCGGGTAAGGCGATGGGCGTGCTGGAAAGCGGATTTGACGATGCTACCGCCGTCTTAATGCTGCCAGAGCGTTACCGAAAACGGCTGCGCACGACAAATAGCGTTGAGCGTCTCAACGAAGAGGTTAGACGCCGGGAACGTGTCATTCGCATCTTCCCAAACCGTGAATCCGTGATTCGTCTTATTGGTGCTCTATTGATGGAACAGGATGAAAAATGGGCAGCCGGCAAGAAATATCTCGACATGACCGAGTACATGGAATGGCGGAAGGATCGGCCAAAGTCCGATGCCAAAGTGACTCGCATTATGTAG
- a CDS encoding VOC family protein, whose amino-acid sequence MTLRLTPYLVMDGNAQEAIEFYERALGAKVLFKQTFGEMPENPEFPIPADVKERVSHAMLKVGETDLMFSDTFPGKPHQKGNQVTICITTNEIKKSKQIYESLQEGGEVDMPLQETFFSPGYGSVTDKFGVTFQIFTEGKQ is encoded by the coding sequence ATGACGTTACGACTGACCCCCTATTTAGTGATGGACGGAAATGCCCAGGAAGCTATCGAATTTTACGAAAGAGCATTGGGTGCCAAGGTCCTGTTTAAACAAACTTTTGGAGAAATGCCGGAAAACCCCGAATTTCCAATACCGGCCGATGTAAAGGAACGTGTATCACACGCAATGTTAAAAGTCGGTGAAACGGATCTTATGTTTTCTGATACGTTTCCAGGCAAGCCACATCAAAAGGGAAACCAGGTTACCATCTGCATTACAACTAATGAAATTAAAAAATCAAAACAAATTTATGAATCTTTGCAAGAAGGCGGGGAAGTGGATATGCCGCTGCAAGAAACTTTCTTTTCACCTGGTTATGGTAGTGTAACGGACAAGTTTGGTGTAACTTTCCAAATTTTCACTGAGGGTAAACAATAA
- a CDS encoding LysR family transcriptional regulator encodes MELRHLRYFVTVAEELNFGRAAARLNITQPPLSQQIRQLEQELGFPLLFRTKQRVELTEAGKVFLEEARITLAHIDKTLDSARRAHLGAAGRLDIAFVGSATYRIVPLLQSYRMRFPSVSLVLHQMKTANQLQALHESQIHLGIIRSPVQSPLLASTVIYRERFLVALPHTHPLTRENQLRIQDLEHQDFILPSRSNGSMYHEAVIRLCFQSGFYPKIALEAPEILTIVAFVSAGMGIALVPASFQNQQNIGVVYRELENVGTMLDMVMVWRKNEKSQVLKQFLQHIDSLGPLESSNSH; translated from the coding sequence ATGGAATTACGGCATTTACGCTATTTTGTGACTGTTGCCGAGGAATTGAATTTTGGCCGGGCTGCTGCTCGTTTAAACATCACACAGCCTCCTCTGAGCCAACAAATCCGGCAATTGGAACAGGAACTAGGGTTTCCTCTATTATTCCGAACTAAGCAGCGGGTAGAATTGACCGAGGCTGGAAAAGTCTTTTTGGAAGAAGCCCGTATCACCCTGGCGCATATCGATAAGACGTTGGATTCCGCCCGGCGGGCACATCTTGGCGCAGCCGGAAGATTGGATATTGCATTTGTAGGTTCCGCAACGTATAGGATAGTTCCATTGCTGCAGAGTTACCGAATGCGTTTTCCGTCAGTCAGTTTGGTACTTCATCAAATGAAAACGGCAAATCAATTACAGGCTCTGCACGAATCTCAGATTCATCTGGGGATCATTCGCAGTCCAGTCCAGAGTCCCCTTCTAGCTTCCACCGTTATTTATAGGGAAAGGTTCTTAGTCGCTCTGCCGCATACTCACCCGTTGACAAGAGAAAATCAATTGCGCATCCAGGATCTGGAACATCAAGATTTTATTCTTCCCTCCCGCAGTAACGGTTCGATGTACCATGAAGCAGTCATCCGTCTCTGTTTCCAGTCAGGTTTCTATCCCAAGATTGCTTTAGAGGCACCGGAAATTCTCACCATTGTTGCATTTGTTTCAGCAGGCATGGGAATAGCGCTTGTACCTGCATCATTTCAAAACCAGCAAAATATTGGTGTCGTCTATCGGGAACTAGAAAACGTCGGGACTATGTTGGATATGGTTATGGTTTGGCGCAAAAATGAAAAGTCACAAGTGTTAAAGCAATTTCTCCAGCATATAGATTCTTTGGGTCCCCTGGAATCTTCCAACAGTCATTGA
- a CDS encoding IS630 family transposase (programmed frameshift), translated as MKMNNQFALNEVTQAMKQAKKRRMYERYQALYLHLKGKSVKEIAETLNRSAETVKNYIQAYETGGLAALQMKYSPGAPARLSAEQQEKLKQTIIHSLPHEVGFTARHNWTLKIIAAFIEREFGHRYSLRGVSKIMHPQGLSYTKPTYTLAAADPEKQRQFSEHTFPELKKLLNDEIDHLLFEDESMIRDYQAIQKTWFLRGKQHVIRTTGKHRGVKLLATVDYATGQIVWQEDEQYTAETFLNFLQKVISKYPDGKIVMVLDNARIHHAKLLHPFLEEMNGRLELVFLPPYSPQLNIVEGLWKWLKSDVINNVFFHTVTEICKNVGQFMDEIMKSPDSIIDRLCIRF; from the exons ATTAAGATGAATAATCAATTCGCATTAAACGAAGTGACACAAGCCATGAAACAAGCAAAGAAACGGCGCATGTATGAACGTTATCAAGCCTTGTATTTGCACCTGAAGGGAAAGTCAGTTAAAGAGATTGCCGAGACCCTGAACCGAAGCGCAGAAACAGTGAAAAACTACATCCAAGCGTATGAAACCGGTGGATTAGCGGCTCTGCAAATGAAGTATTCTCCCGGTGCACCAGCCCGGTTATCGGCAGAACAACAGGAAAAGCTGAAGCAAACCATCATCCATTCGCTCCCGCATGAGGTCGGCTTCACGGCACGGCATAACTGGACGCTTAAAATCATTGCCGCTTTTATTGAACGCGAGTTCGGTCATCGCTACTCCCTGCGAGGCGTCTCTAAAATAATGCATCCCCAAGGACTGAGTTACACCAAACCCACGTATACGTTGGCAGCAGCGGATCCAGAGAAGCAACGTCAGTTTTCTGAGCACACCTTTCCCGAATTAAAAAAA CTCTTGAACGATGAAATCGATCACTTGCTGTTTGAAGATGAATCCATGATTCGGGACTACCAGGCTATTCAGAAAACATGGTTTCTTCGCGGAAAACAGCATGTGATTCGAACCACGGGCAAGCATCGGGGCGTGAAACTGCTGGCTACGGTGGACTATGCAACAGGTCAGATCGTTTGGCAAGAAGACGAGCAATACACCGCCGAGACGTTTTTGAATTTTCTTCAAAAAGTGATCTCAAAGTATCCTGACGGTAAAATCGTCATGGTGTTAGATAACGCACGTATTCATCATGCGAAGCTGTTGCATCCGTTTCTGGAAGAAATGAACGGAAGACTTGAGCTGGTTTTTCTGCCGCCTTACAGTCCGCAACTCAATATCGTCGAAGGGCTCTGGAAATGGCTGAAATCCGATGTGATTAACAACGTGTTCTTTCACACCGTTACCGAAATCTGCAAGAACGTCGGACAGTTTATGGACGAAATAATGAAAAGCCCCGATTCAATTATTGATCGTCTCTGTATCAGGTTTTGA
- a CDS encoding BsuBI/PstI family type II restriction endonuclease, translated as MSFGWRYPAIEIIKALGLPKAQLNERSALCLLALLNLTPDKTWVEAQNPLIGITPMMDFSRAHYGKDYAPNTRETFRRQTMHQFVDAGIALYNPDKPDRPVNSPKAVYQIEPETLQLIKKYGTPDWDTSLTFYLSTRHTLVERYAKEREQARLPVQIAPGKKIHISPGEHSELIKAIIEEFAPRYAPGGILIYAGDTGEKLGYFDEGLLAKLGVTVDSHGKMPDVVIYYPDRNWLLLIESVTSHGPVDGKRHEELARLFQNSSVGIVYVTAFPNRSVMARYLGVIAWETKVWVADAPSHLIHFNGERFLGPY; from the coding sequence ATGTCATTTGGTTGGCGATACCCCGCTATAGAAATAATAAAAGCTCTCGGTTTGCCAAAAGCGCAGCTCAATGAACGTTCTGCTCTTTGTCTTTTGGCACTATTGAATTTAACTCCTGATAAAACCTGGGTTGAAGCTCAAAACCCTTTAATCGGAATAACGCCTATGATGGATTTTAGTAGAGCTCACTACGGAAAGGACTATGCTCCAAATACTCGAGAGACTTTTAGGAGACAAACAATGCATCAGTTCGTTGATGCCGGAATTGCTTTATATAATCCTGATAAACCAGATAGACCTGTTAATAGCCCGAAAGCCGTTTATCAGATAGAACCTGAAACTTTGCAGCTAATAAAGAAATATGGCACACCCGACTGGGATACTTCCTTAACATTCTATCTTTCAACTAGACACACTTTGGTTGAACGGTATGCAAAGGAACGGGAACAAGCTAGATTACCTGTTCAAATTGCTCCCGGCAAAAAGATTCACATTAGTCCAGGTGAACACAGTGAATTGATAAAGGCGATCATTGAAGAATTTGCTCCCCGTTATGCTCCAGGTGGTATCTTAATCTATGCAGGAGATACTGGCGAAAAGCTTGGCTACTTTGATGAAGGATTATTAGCGAAGTTGGGAGTCACTGTTGACTCACATGGAAAAATGCCTGATGTTGTGATTTATTATCCAGATAGGAACTGGCTTCTGCTCATAGAATCGGTAACAAGTCATGGACCGGTCGATGGTAAACGGCATGAGGAGTTAGCGCGGCTGTTCCAAAATTCTTCAGTCGGAATAGTTTACGTCACAGCATTCCCAAACCGTTCAGTAATGGCTCGATATTTAGGGGTTATTGCATGGGAAACTAAAGTTTGGGTTGCTGATGCACCGTCCCATTTGATCCACTTCAACGGAGAAAGGTTTTTGGGACCATATTGA
- a CDS encoding tyrosine-type recombinase/integrase: protein MTRIDVQQYIQHLEKNRNSAATIENKFAALSVLARYLNVAEILKNIRRPEARKSRHVAPKSLDRNERNRILREVERTRNQRDIAIVYLFVYSGLRVSEMVALDREDIVIGQRSGSVTVRNGKGNIERTVPLPVEARLQLSLYLESRTDDQSALFLSNYRRRISVRSVQRVLEKFGVHPHQLRHTYCRELVGAGVDIATVAELAGHADINMTRRYAKPSAAELEHAIEKAFGA from the coding sequence ATGACACGAATTGATGTTCAACAGTATATTCAGCATTTAGAGAAAAACCGGAACAGTGCTGCCACCATTGAAAACAAGTTTGCCGCCCTTTCCGTTCTGGCACGCTATCTTAATGTCGCAGAAATCCTAAAGAACATTCGCCGACCGGAGGCGAGGAAATCACGGCACGTCGCGCCGAAATCGTTAGATCGTAATGAACGCAATCGGATACTTCGTGAGGTTGAACGGACACGCAACCAACGAGATATCGCAATTGTCTATCTCTTCGTTTATAGTGGCCTACGTGTGTCAGAAATGGTAGCACTGGATCGAGAAGACATAGTAATCGGACAGCGTAGTGGATCGGTGACCGTCCGAAATGGGAAAGGAAACATAGAGCGGACAGTTCCACTACCGGTTGAAGCTCGACTGCAACTGTCTCTGTATCTGGAATCTCGGACCGATGACCAATCAGCATTATTCCTGTCTAATTATCGTCGTCGAATCTCAGTCCGATCCGTGCAACGTGTACTTGAAAAGTTCGGGGTCCATCCCCACCAGCTACGGCATACGTACTGCCGAGAGTTAGTCGGAGCTGGAGTAGATATTGCAACGGTAGCTGAATTGGCTGGCCATGCGGATATCAATATGACCAGGAGATACGCCAAACCATCTGCGGCAGAATTAGAACACGCCATTGAAAAAGCGTTTGGTGCTTAA